The genome window ATCCATCATCACCTCCACTGTCCCTCTGATCATTTCTAATGGCATCCCTCTTCTGCTTCGGCTCACAATTCTGATTATTCTCACCAcccccatcatcatcatcatcactatcGCTGTGGCGTCTGGTGCCAGTAGGAGTGCGAGATGTTGCATGGTGAGTTTGAGGGCACTGCCTGTGGTCCTCATGGTCCCTATATCCCTGATGTCCTCTTCTGGTGCgtggtcctcttcttttccaCTGTCTTAATGTCCGCCTTCCTCAAGGAGTTCAAGACAAGCCGCTACTTCCCCACTAAGGTAggtgttttttaacatttacccTCATAAAATGCAAACACGTATTTACGCCTACATATAGAGATATGTTTTACCAGGGCACTGAAGTTACACTGACACGTGTTAAAGTACCATAGAATATGCTGACATCTATTAGTTGTTTTATAATACTGCAAACATTCTGTCTATGGCCTTTCTATATGTCCCATTTCTATGATTTCACATTGAGATGACACTCATGAGCGTAATATGTGGCGTGATCCATACGCAGTAACCTGTAGTATAcaagcgccaccgtgtggtgaTGAGGGCCACACTGTATTACTCAGTTAGATCACTCTGatgtaggtaaaaaaaaactttcatgcATGATGCACAGCCAGTTAGTAAACAGTTGTGTCACTTGCTTTCATTACAATGAACAATATTTCGCTTTATCATGGATTTTGTCAAAAAAGTGCATATCTACTTCTTTCTTTCAGGTGCGGGCCATCATCAGTGACTTTGCTGTCTTCATCACCATTCTTACTATGGTGTTGGTAGATTATGCTCTGGGGATCCCATCACCTAAACTTCAGGTCCCCAACAAGTTCAAAGTAAGTGCAGATGAAAGCATCCCTTGAAAAAAGTAACAATATATTCACTTgtcaaaattatatatatatatatatatatatatatatatatatatatatatactttttatatactttttatatACCTTAGTACAGTAGCTTGacaacaatatactgtaaacaattactgattaaaaaatattttaaagtgatGATACTATATATTTAAAAGGTGTCCTCAAACTGTATTCCACAGACTAAGATAATAGTTAAAATGAAATTAGCAGCTTCttgcaattacatttctgaTGTGCATCTGTGGCACAATTATTCTCTGACACCAAATTACAGTATCCATAttgtaatgttgttgtttttttttaaagagatttatgtgcataggaagatgcagaagagttctgttttcagcagttttttgaattttgGGAGAGAGTCTGTTGAGCgcgcagagtttggtagctcgttccaccatcgtgggatcattgcgctaatgCTTTTAGTGAGGGAAAAATGTGATCAACTATGTATGAAGCAGTTTAGCAGCAGACAGATAAGTATGCTCAAGGTGACCTCTGTCTATTTCattttgtggctgattggtgttaattgaaaaccacatttttctaattttgaGAAAGAATACACATTAATGCAGAGGATTTAAATGTATCTTTAATATCACTATATCTGTACAATACTGAGTGGATTAGAAACTTAAATGCTCttgcatacaaaaaaaaaaaacactacagtatttacagtCAAAGACAAGAGTGATTAAACTATTTATGTTTAACTGTTtatttgtaatgtaatttcAGTACTTAAAATATTGTCTCTTAAAATATTAGGAAACAGTTGATGAAgtgtaaaaaaaccaaacaaaacaaacaaacacaattgtCAAAATGGTAAAAAGTCCCATACAATTTCATTAATAAAGAGGTTCACCGTTTatgttaaagtgaaaataaaataaatgtacagtaaatcagGTTATAATAATGAATCTGATCTAATATGATCGTTATCTACAATCAAAACATTGACAATGAgaatacatattaaaaataaataagtaataatgTAAATTGACAGAAGGAAAGTGCCAGATGACTGTCTATGCTATTACATAtctgacatacagtattgtCTTTTGTCCCTTAGCCAACCAGAGATGATCGTGGCTGGATTATAAACCCTGTAGGGCCAAATCCCTGGTGGACTGTCATCATCACTTCCATCCCCGCTCTGCTCTGCACCATCCTCATCTTCATGGACCAGCAGATCACAGCTGTCATCATCAACAGGAAGGAGCACAAACTAAAGgtatttaaacactttaaaatccCAAAGAACCTCTTTATAAAACAGTGGCATACCTTgctttattaatgttttgatAATGACTCAACTATGTTGGGATCCTGCAGAAAGGCTGTGGCTACCACCTGGATCTATTTGTGGTGGGGGTGATGCTCGGTGTTTGCTCAGTCATGGGCCTGCCGTGGTTCGTGGCAGCCACCGTGCTCTCCATCTCCCATGTGAACAGCCTGAAGCTTGAGTCGGAGTGTTCAGCCCCAGGAGAGCAGCCCAAGTTCCTTGGCATCCGAGAGCAGCGCTTTACAGGCCTCATGATCTTTACCCTGATGGGCTGCTCTGTTTTCATGACCTCTGTGCTGAAGGTCAGGGGAGAAACCCAGAAATGTGTCGTTATGTGTTAATTTGTGTTCTTTCTGgtgaaaaaacataaactgtaaacacatgTAATATATATCAATAGCATTTCTTTACAAACTACACAAATGAAATAATATATGGTAATTAGTTGCtagtgttttatttcttttttttttgcctctgtacTGTTGACAGTCTGGCCAAAGAAATAATATCTTCAAACTTGTCAAACAAAAGTGTCGAATTTTGGTCGATTTTGGTCGtaaaaggtcaaagtcactgtgacTTTACGCCCATCTcaattttgtaaatgttatatCTCAGGCCCTGAAGGAGTTTCTTATAATCTGGCCCAAATTACCACTTGGATAAACTGGTTTATTTTATTGGTCCATCTCATCAAAGCAATATCTGTGCGAGGCTGAACAGCAACAGAAATAGAAGCTTTATTATTGAGCAAATGTACATATTACAATGAAATCTGTATTGAACCCATCCCCCCGCGGGGAGCTGTGGGCAGCCATGAGCAGCACCCAAAGGGCTACCACAGAGCCTCTTGCTCTGGTGCGTGACACACCTGGTCCATGGGCTGGAATCTACAAGACTTCTGCATCCCCACCTGATGctttacccattgagccaccagctCGCTGTATGAGAAGCAGCAGATTTTAGCCCAGTTTTAATGTCAGTGGAACATGGGCCTTGCGACATGGATATTTAGTATTGGACAATAGAGTTAAGTGGTCAGAGTTAGGGAAAGCTGTTAATCTAGACCTAGAAACATTATAATATttcaattttagaaaaagttaATAACTTAGACAGACTAAAAGTAGATCACCTTGCTGGCATGTTTGTCTGCAACCAGGTAATTCTCATTTAACTGGTTGATGAAGGAACATAACTGCAAGGCAGTCATTCTAGTTGTCTATTAGCTTACTGTAGTTTACAGCTTTGGCCTGTTGGTCAAGCTGATAGTGCCCTCTGCTGGACTATGAGGCGATCTACTTAAAAAGCCCATCatttgtcaaatttaaacagGTCCTTATGAGCTTTAATGCATGTGTAAATATTATACTATACACGGAATATATATGTAGCTGTCTTTATTAAAGTTTGAACATTACCCAAATATTAGACTCATTATCATTTACTGCAGGACATCAGAGCAAACTGAATGAACCTAATAAAGTGTCAATTTTAAGTTGAGATTTACGTACAGGTGCCTATAATGTTGCAAATATTCTGTGTGTCTCCAGTTTATTCCTATGCCTGTTCTGTATGGAGTTTTTCTGTACATGGGGGCCTCCTCACTCAGAGGTATTCAGGTGAGTCCACACATCATCTTCTTGTATTTTTACTAAAATATCTATTTCAGGTAAGGTGCAGGATGAATGGTTAcatgtctgttttcatttgtgcaGTTCTTTGACCGTCTGAGGCTGTTCTGCATGCCAGCCAAACATCAGCCAGACTTCATTTATCTTCGTCATGTTCCCCTGAGGAAGGTCCACCTCTTCACAATCATCCAGCTCAGCTGCTTGGTCCTACTTTGGGTCATCAAGACTTCCAAGGCTGCCATTGTATTCCCCATGATGGTAAcctaaatgtatttgtgtggtTTATTTCATGGATTATATTTGTGGACACAATGCATATGACTGTTGATATGCATTTCTGCCGCTTCAGGTCTTGGCTCTGGTCTTCATTCGGAAGCTGCTGGACTTCATCTTCACTAAGAGAGAACTGAGCTGGCTGGATGATCTAATGCCAgagtggaagaagaagaagctggagGATGCAGCGGAAGAGGTGCAGTTATAGACCAGGCTTTTTATGCTCATGTAGCAGCTATCCATGCAGTGTCtagatttttccttttgtctctttctttagGAGGAACACAGTATTATTGTAGAAGAGGAAGGCATTGTACAAGTGCCACTGGAAGGGCATTACAAGTAAGGCAGTTTTATCTTTAATCAGATGCTGCAGTTTGGTAGCCCATGCTTTCTGCAAAAGCCATTTTGTCCGTCTGAATGACAATTTCTACCTAGCATTTTGGAAGGTGACATACTTGATCTCGTGGAGTTTGTATTCAAGGTGCAAAACCTGGTGTGATGACCAATAATGAAGCAGCCTGTACTGGTAAAGCTGACATCAGCCTTCCCTCTCCTACACCAAAGTAACTTGTGATAATATATAAAGTACCTtagaacaaaataaacatttggaattaaagctaaaatatgtaCTTTTAGAAGTAGTTGCTGGGATGGGCAGAGGGGAGCAGATATATTGATTGTCACACTTCTAGTTACTTAATTTTCAGGAGATACACTctgttattttaacttttcacCTTGAAACCAAAGCGTGAAACTAGTGCTTTAGTAGTTCCCCTTTGGGAAAATtacactttttgctttttagaaAGAAATACCAGTGCCATAGCAGGTACAGAGTGTGTGAAAAGAAACCTGCTATTGACAGGGACATAATACTTTCTGTCATGTGATGTGTTTCTGAAGGAGTGACCCGTCCACAGTGAACATAACTGACGAAATGTCTAAAGGATCATTTGGGAATGTGTGGAAGAGTGTCAGCCCTGCTGAGAGCACTAAGAAGGACCCAAGCGTTAAAAGGTTAGCCTCCTTAATCATATAACACTCAGAAATCCAGAGCACCAACACCAATACCTCAGAAGGCttgttttaaacagtttgaTTCCCAACACTAAGTGTATTTCTAGTGTCTAAGACTAGTGTGTTTGGGTGGCAGCTGCTTATTGTTGAAAATTTATGgatcattctgtttttatatttccagTAAACTGATGAGAGAGTGTGTTcagatgaaaatgtttatgtacGAGCAGCCTTGCCCTTGCAGATTTCCCACAGAGTAGACTAACATAGTATCTCCTGCCTGCTTCTCTCATTCCATTCTGCCCCTAAGCTCCCCTTCCTAACCTCTCAGAAGCTGATATCCCAAAGGTAAGTTGCTCCCAGTCCCAGTCTCAGTCCCTGATTGTTGCATGATAAAAAAATAGTGCTGGTCTGTTGCTGCAGGTGTCCATAAAGAGATTACTGaagaaatactgaaataaatcaGTAACTGAGTAAACAGCATGGCGTGGGTGTGCATGTTACTCCAAGGCCCATTTTTATGATGTCAATGGCGGCATGGTTTGCAAAATTAATGGCACTAGCAATAAATCTTAGTAACAGGTCACTATGttgtatttgtctgtgtcaCAAGACATTAAAGTGTTAGGGCTGACTCCTAATAGGCTTCATGGGACATACtggactgtgtgtgcatgctgcgTGATCTGGATTGACTAGGCGATTAACCCTTAGGAGTCTTGACCTGTGTTTGGAACCTTTTGATTTTACCTTAATATACTGTACCACAAGATGTTTACCATTGCATCAGCCGTGTGACTTAATGATCGTAAACTCCTAAGGGTTAATTGTTTAACTCAGCTATCATTGCCTGTGCAATCTGCATGTGAACATAAAGTCCCTTCACATATAAAGTCATTTACATATCTGCttttaatatatgtatatttttaaaatttcttttacaTAGTTGTTCCAGTAGTGGTGAAAAGCGACACAAGCGGAGGCGGAAGCATGAGAAGAGCCTGGACAGAGAGACAAGTTTGTGATGACATGTACTGATGGTGCCACTGCGCTGTCAGTCAGTAGATGAAACAACTCAAATTTGATACCGTGCCACACTCAACCACCTTTGTACTGTGctacactgtgtttttttgtcatgtaaGTCTGTGCaagttgtgtaaaaaaaagatgtacATCAGTGTTTGGAGATACCAGCAACAGATGGGAGACAGAATTATATGACACTTACAGTAACTGCTGTGTCAATGGGccaattacaatttttaaatcaactttatttgtattttgtatgtttgtatatatttttccaACAACTGTAAGTTGTCCTTTTAAAAACCTGCCACAGCAAACCAGTGTGAGTTTTGTGTGCAGTATAATGCCACTGCTGACTTGAAGCACTTCACAATAAAAAACCTTCACAGTATATATTTGCCATTAATGACAATATTTCCATGGTATCTCAAAGAGTTGGCTACCTAGCAAATCTAGTACATTTTTTGAAAgtattaaatatacattttatatattctgtaaatgtaaatgtttttgtgaaagtGACAGCTCATATCACTTCAGGGTCTTCTCCAtagatattttgtatttaaatgtgtctcCTCCAGTAAAGCATTTCTCCAACCAATTAAAGGAAAAGCttcacattttgtgaaatacaCTTACTGTCTTTCCAAGAACTAGAGAAAAAGATTGATTCCACTCACATGTTTGTCCGCTAAATGTGAAGCTAAGTTTCATGTTTGCAGCACAGCCAAAAGAGACATATCAATCTTCATTTTTAACTCTTGGGAGCAGATCTAGTAGTAGGTGTATTACTGAAAATGTCATCCTATTTCCTAAATGACAGTATTGTTGTGGGCAGCTTATTGGAAATGGACATTTTCAAGCTAGCATGGCGATATGGTTTGGGAACTTTAAGTATCTCTTGCTACCTGGCCTttgctttttgtaaaaaaaacctctttacAGTGGCTGTACTGTAGAGAAGGCTCTATGTACATGTATTCCACCTGCATACTCTTGTCATCTTGTCAGTAAGTGTCATCCATGGACATGTGATCTCCTTTCTAAATGACCCTCAACGTGTTAGCATCCGAAgataattgtgtttgtttttttgggtttttttttttttttaaacctgcatGATGGTGAAACTGTCTTGCTGCAGGTCCACGGTTACTTCTAGAGATgcaataaatactttttttgtctGGAAAGGGCAAAATACATGGTAAAAGAATCTTAATGTACAATACATagtatattttattcatgtaaaatGCTAATACTCTACTAACATGACGTCAATGTTGGAGGCAGGATTTTTGTTGTACAGTAGATGTTCTTTTCCTATTGTCTTAGTGATTGTTTTAGTTGATTAGCGAAACTAATATTTGGGTCAAAATTATATCAATATCAAATATTTTGACCACTTTTGGAATTCTGCCTTAAATTTGGTAGTGATAGTTGTACACTTTctgttaaataatttaactCACCTGTATAGAGTTTAGTTCAGAACCAATGTTCAATTGTAATTTGTTTcatgagagagagtgagtgagtgagtgacagcataaataaagatataaaactCTGCTGCGaatatgtaatgttttattggTCACCGTGGTTGTTCAGAGGTTGCAGATGTTTGAGATAATTTCTAACATGGCATACTGCACTCACTGTGCTACTACATACACAGTagtttgtttctctttattatACCCTCCAGCACTGAATCACACTTTATCGCTTTATATCAGTTCTTCTTATTCTAGGTTCTGAagctacccactgctgattacctggattaGGTGTCTTCACTCAGTCAAAAGCTGGAAGACACCAATTCACTTTGTCCCCCCCAACTCCCAGTTGatatggtatcttccagcttctgactgattaaaaacacctgatgcaggtaattAACAGTGGATAATAGGAAAACAAGGAGAGCAGGGGTTTTTGAGGTCCATGATTGAAAGgcaaatctatctatctatctatctagatatctatatatatctctatctatgtatctatctatctatagagagagagagagagagagagagggagatagatagatatctatagatatatctctatctagatagatagatagatagatagatatacatatacctatatatatatatatatatagagagagagagagagagagagagagatacataTCTCTCTCTATATGTGTATAtctacatacatatatatagagagaatCTGCATATGATGTTTACAGATATGTTACTCACATCAACACATACATTAACAATGCCCATCTTTCTACTACAAAATTAGACTAATAACAAAAATACGCAATGAAAAACTTTATTGTGCAGAGCAAATCAATAACGTTCAATGAAGAccacaactttgttttttctcttggtCAACCCgagattttatattattgttcttttttcacctaaaaaatatatagaaaataatttaactttttagaaaaaagagaaaaaagaacgtaaatgattaaatatagtGTTGACATAATGGCATACAGAGCAGTATggctttctcttcctcctgaATATGGCTTTGTATGCAGCTTACAGGGGTGGTCCTTAATGAGTGTCTCACTGATCCACTTGTCTTTTttgactgcaaaaaaaaaacatgacttatgaatgaaatcacatttttgGCAGTTATCAGTTCAACCATATGATTCAGCTTTACCTATTTCCTGAAGGTTTAGAGTTCATGACCCAGAGTAAATATTCCTTGGCAGCCAAGGAGTCCAGCACCTTGTTCACATCACTGGTGAAGCTTCCATCAACATGTCTCCTGCTGAGCGCTTCATCCTGTCTGAGtatgtacacagacacacaatctaAACACTGCCCGTTAGGGGGTCGGGAAGCCCACCATGAGGAAACTTGCCATTTGAAATCTAGTAATTATTGTGCAGTGCTCTTCTAAAAGAAAATCTCATTTTTGTTATAGTTAAAGACAAAATCATTACAGTTGATGTAATGATATTATGATTGGTTCATTGTGTTGCAGtatggcttttaaaataaaaaaatatatactcaTCACAATTCTTATACCACCTGGTGATTTTAGGACAGAGTTTAGCATTGCCatgatcgacaggtgtcagaacacatttgtcttgtaatgttgtggctgattggtctAATCATGTCGTACAATAATCACACAGTCTGGAAACATATCAATCAACGCAGTGCAACAATTTCAGTTGATTTATTTTAGCACAACCACAGGAACTGTCAGGAAACAAGTGAAAGGCGAAAACAAAAGGCGAAGTGGCACAAGAAGCAGTTGATTGgctctttgtctctcttgtcATGGTGGAATCAGACATAGGTAGGCTGTGAGAGTTTGTGGTACTgtaggaagaggaggaaaagcaaGGACGGATAGCCTACTCTCTTCTGACTTGTCCAGACTTGAGCTTGGCAACAAAGTCTTTGATTGCCTGGTCCTTGAGGTAGGAGCTAACGTCGCTTGTGAAAGTCCCATCTGCATGGCGCTTTTCAGcagaactgaaaacacacagtaagactttgtgaaaacaaatgttttgtataaTAGATAttctatattattatatttagctttaaacaaattttgtaatatttgaacTTTTTACAACCAGTGTCACCAATGACATATTTGCTCCTTTCAGATTTTTATGCATATAAATGTTTGACACTTCGATAGGTTAACTTATCGAATATTtctcaaacagaaaaaataaataactgagaATT of Channa argus isolate prfri chromosome 23, Channa argus male v1.0, whole genome shotgun sequence contains these proteins:
- the LOC137108375 gene encoding glucagon-1-like, with the translated sequence MVIIMKSIHSFTGILLVLSFVQSSWQVLLHEVDDSLSFEAEDTLADEPREMSSMKRHSEGTFSNDYSKYLEERKAQDFVRWLMNNKRSGSAEKRHADGTFTSDVSSYLKDQAIKDFVAKLKSGQVRREQDEALSRRHVDGSFTSDVNKVLDSLAAKEYLLWVMNSKPSGNSQKRQVDQ